One Xiphophorus hellerii strain 12219 chromosome 24, Xiphophorus_hellerii-4.1, whole genome shotgun sequence DNA window includes the following coding sequences:
- the LOC116716138 gene encoding probable ribonuclease ZC3H12C — MGQKDHVEAGAVLDLAPDLEYLHVAGADRQAGGLEGPPAMEEQAESFTTTTTAVCSPPEESGGSDGECKTAPPATADSDGGEVSYTSSKNTHQPLCRTPCVDLGTEGPPEAPSDPSGEPEREPAEPLADCPAPEPEPKLAGKDYQAKLEFALKLGYSEETVRQVLSKLGPDTLINDILGELVKLGTKPDSEQPAGILTSTSSSSSSSSCGCSDVLDGQRSDSPLPTESVCDQDNLRPIVVDGSNVAMSHGNKEVFSCQGIQLAVDWFVERGHQEITVFVPAWRKEQSRPDAPITDQEILRRLEKEKILVFTPSRRVQGRRVVCYDDRFIVKLAYESDGIIVSNDNYRDLANEKPEWKKFIDERLLMYSFVNDKFMPPDDPLGRHGPSLDNFLRKRPILPEQKKQPCPYGKKCTYGHKCKYYHPERGAQPQRAVADELRASAKSCVPSKNQGDAGLVKSHSVPAGTIEAKNGAPKRQSDPSIRALSYSDAEEKLLVKSRLDSQKSNIGGSSSSSSSSNISCSRGLAVSSALAGSSPGFGLLQDQQSRSGTHLPAPSHDLYPHCETPDLSYYSVTRAYSGLSLSSRRSPDCRYPNDPELRLGSMGSTGSECGSESSISCGSSDSYSDRSCPGCPPEPLLEESVHFPNPAGRLYAHHIASNHELCGLHAADYPSIQHNHTSNPAVHSYHLNAACGQSCVHEQPPPEGPPKRPLYPLPPHLQHQPLAARSSCPGDYHSLPQSNRQPPGSPIGRCLAPTRSESVSDSHLYEHLSASHHHHRPKTLPSWETYYRQPSLPPSRYEPSAYQSLPDTHQSSWHPAPWPQEGYSSSHPALHPSPTRYLGHPPPPALSPHPPYSPHSSHLALLSHPPPPYGPQHPESPVHCRYEDVREKVYVDLCNIFPSELVRRVMARSPHVADPQQLAAAILAEKAQSGY; from the exons ATGGGCCAGAAGGACCATGTGGAGGCGGGAGCAGTCCTCGACCTGGCGCCAGACCTGGAGTATCTCCACGTAGCAGGGGCCGACCGGCAGGCTGGCGGCCTTGAAGGACCCCCTGCTATGGAGGAGCAGGCGGAGAGcttcaccaccaccaccaccgctGTTTGTTCCCCTCCGGAGGAGAGCGGTGGGTCTGATGGCGAGTGCAAGACGGCGCCGCCGGCCACAGCAGACTCAGACGGAGGAGAGGTCAGCTACACTTCCAGTAAAAACACCCACCAGCCGCTGTGCCGCACGCCATGTGTAGATCTGGGCACGGAGGGGCCTCCGGAGGCTCCGTCGGATCCCTCAGGAGAACCGGAGCGGGAACCGGCCGAGCCTCTGGCCGACTGCCCCGCACCAGAACCAGAGCCCAAGCTGGCGGGGAAGGACTACCAGGCGAAGCTGGAGTTTGCCTTGAAGCTGGGTTACTCTGAAGAGACTGTGCGCCAGGTGCTGTCCAAGCTCGGACCCGACACCCTCATCAACGACATACTGGGCGAATTGGTCAAACTGGGCACCAAACCTGACAGCGAGCAGCCAGCGGGAATATTGACTTCTACCTCATCGTCTTCATCATCCTCGTCTTGTGGCTGCTCTGATGTGCTAGATGGGCAGAGATCGGACTCTCCACTACCCACGGAGTCTGTCTGTGACCAGGACAACCTGCGACCGATCGTGGTGGACGGCAGCAACGTGGCCATGAG TCATGGAAACAAGGAGGTGTTTTCCTGTCAGGGCATCCAGCTGGCTGTAGACTGGTTTGTGGAGCGCGGCCATCAGGAAATCACGGTTTTTGTGCCTGCTTGGAGGAAAGAGCAGTCCCGCCCTGATGCTCCAATAACAG ATCAGGAGATCCTGCGGCGCCTCGAGAAAGAAAAAATCCTGGTCTTCACCCCCTCACGGCGCGTCCAAGGCCGGCGCGTGGTCTGTTATGACGATCGCTTCATCGTCAAGCTGGCTTATGAGTCAGATGGCATCATCGTCTCCAATGACAACTACAGAGACCTGGCTAATGAAAAGCCTGAGTGGAAAAAGTTCATAGACGAGCGGCTGCTCATGTATTCCTTTGTCAATGACAA atttatgCCTCCAGATGATCCTCTCGGACGTCACGGCCCCAGCCTGGACAACTTCTTGAGGAAAAGGCCAATCCTGCCTGAGCAGAAGAAACAACCCTGTCCATATG GGAAAAAGTGCACGTATGGCCACAAGTGCAAGTACTACCACCCTGAGAGAGGAGCTCAGCCTCAGCGCGCCGTGGCCGATGAGTTGCGTGCCAGTGCCAAGAGCTGCGTCCCCTCCAAGAACCAGGGGGATGCTGGACTGGTGAAGAGCCACAGTGTGCCAGCTGGCACCATCGAGGCAAAAAACGGTGCCCCAAAAAGGCAATCGGATCCCAGCATCCGAGCTCTGTCGTACAGTGACGCTGAGGAGAAGCTACTGGTGAAAAGTAGACTAGACAGCCAGAAGAGCAACATAGGTGGGAGCAGCAGTAGCAGTTCTAGTAGCAACATCAGCTGTAGCAGAGGTTTAGCTGTGTCTTCAGCCCTGGCAGGATCGTCACCTGGTTTTGGTCTTTTGCAAGACCAACAGTCCAGATCAGGGACACATCTACCGGCCCCCAGCCATGATCTCTACCCTCACTGTGAGACTCCAGACTTAAGCTACTACTCTGTAACACGGGCCTACTCTGGTCTGAGCCTCTCCTCCCGACGAAGCCCGGACTGCCGCTACCCCAACGATCCGGAGCTGCGGCTCGGCTCGATGGGCTCCACAGGTTCTGAATGTGGGAGTGAAAGCAGCATCAGTTGTGGTAGCAGTGACTCGTATAGTGACCGATCCTGTCCCGGATGCCCCCCAGAACCTTTATTAGAAGAAAGCGTTCATTTCCCCAACCCCGCTGGCCGTCTGTACGCTCATCACATCGCTTCTAACCATGAGCTGTGCGGTCTGCATGCGGCAGATTACCCAAGCATCCAACACAACCACACCTCTAATCCAGCCGTTCATTCCTACCATCTGAATGCTGCGTGTGGGCAGAGCTGTGTTCATGAGCAGCCTCCACCAGAGGGACCCCCTAAGCGACCCCTTTACCCTCTGCCTCCTCACCTCCAACACCAGCCGCTAGCTGCCCGCTCCAGCTGCCCCGGCGACTACCATTCTCTGCCTCAGTCCAACCGTCAGCCCCCTGGATCTCCCATTGGCCGCTGCCTGGCCCCCACTCGCAGTGAAAGTGTGTCCGACTCGCATCTGTACGAACATCTCTCTGCGTCTCACCACCACCATCGACCGAAAACGCTGCCCAGCTGGGAGACTTATTACAGACAGCCGTCACTCCCACCGTCGAGGTACGAGCCGTCAGCCTACCAGAGTCTGCCTGACACGCATCAGTCGTCCTGGCACCCCGCACCGTGGCCTCAAGAGGGCTACAGCTCGTCTCACCCAGCTCTGCACCCGTCCCCGACACGTTACCTAGGCCACCCGCCGCCACCAGCCCTCTCACCCCACCCTCCTTACTCGCCTCATAGCTCCCATCTCGCTCTTCTGTCACACCCTCCTCCTCCGTACGGGCCGCAGCACCCGGAGTCCCCCGTGCACTGCCGCTACGAAGACGTGAGGGAGAAGGTGTACGTCGACCTTTGCAACATCTTCCCCTCGGAGCTGGTGAGGCGTGTGATGGCTAGGAGCCCCCATGTCGCGGACCCCCAGCAGCTGGCTGCCGCCATCTTGGCAGAGAAAGCGCAAAGTGGCTACTGA